DNA sequence from the Scophthalmus maximus strain ysfricsl-2021 chromosome 1, ASM2237912v1, whole genome shotgun sequence genome:
AGTGTGAGAACTGGTTCCTCCTCTCACAGTCTCATGGGGCAGCTACTGTTCTTTGGTGCAAAGGTTTATCTTTGACAGAGACTTTTTGTAAATTGATTGTTGACAACTAtgatttgcatgtgtttgggttagatgtgtttgtatatatgtgtaAAAGTACataacatggatttttttttattgcctatTGATGTGCGATGATGATAATCTAACCGGAAATGGTTCCTTGCTTATTTATTTAAGGTGTTGGCTGTCCTTATGGGCATTGATTTATTGAGTCTCTGACCTTTAACTTTCCCAGGTTATATAGGGAAGGAGGCCTTTACCAGAAATAATGACACTCTTCCTCTATCACCACATACAATAATATGATAAATTCAAGATTTTGTAAGTTCATAGCATGTCACATTTCCTGTCTGATATTTTAATAATGATGCTGTTTTTCTACTTAAGTTTATCTATGAATAATAGAGATGCGGTGTGAACTTTATAGCTTCATACCATACAAACATTAGTTCAATTTCCCAGTCATAATTTGCAGATTGTGAACAATAAAAAGCCGTGGGCGGTTGAAGGATTATTACATTTGGTGGCAACACAGATCTGGGATTTCCACTATGAGAATTTTTGGTCATACAATAACACcaataaatatgtttaaaaaaataaaagtgacaatAATTTGAGGATAGTAGAGAGTGTGAGCATTGTTCAGCATGAGTAGGGGGTTGACGCACTGTGAATACCATTGAGTTTGCGCTGcagtgtgaaaaatgaaaactattttGAGAGGCTGTGTGTTGCTTTTTATGGTCGTGGAGACTCTGCTTTGTCTCTGGTTTGtctaaaatgttgttttccccTCTCATCTCAGACTCCCCTTCACCTGGCAGTGATAACCCAGCAGGCAGACATGGTGGATGTTTTGTTGAGGGCGGGAGCCGACCCTGCTGCCTTGGACCGTAACGGCCAAACAGCACTCCACCTCTGCTCTGAATACGACCAGAGTGAATGTCTCTCTGTAGtgctctctctgtcctcatcccCAATGTGCTTGGAGATCAGAAACTATGAGGGTAAGTTGTGGTTTACTGAAGAATGTGTTGTATTGTAGATGTCCTTCATGAAGGTCCAGAATGGCTCTTGGCTCTTctcattaaattatttaatcTGATAAAGCCTTGTATAACCATTTCCTTTGATTCAATGATTACACGCAAAGACATGATCAAATTAAGAGCATTTGATAAATTGAGAATTAAAGAAATTTGTAGAAAATGAATAGAAATTTATCATCATAGTGCtatgaaaaaaagtttagcGGTGACATTTCCACTACTCctattaaataatataatagAAACCACATAGACTACCTCAGTGGTGTCAGTGCATAAGAGTATGCTGAGGGATATGAGAAATGTGTTGCGTTGTTCAGGTAGGGGTCAGCTTGGTTGTGTTGGGGTGTGTGAGTGCAAAAAAAGCTTCTTCTGTGGTTTGGTGTCAGTTTAGTGTCATCCTGCCAGATCACCACTGTATACGTCTGTCATGTCCCAGCACAGAACACGGTTTCTGTGTGAAAGTAACAAGACTGGATGATGGAGAAAGCCCCCAAGATACACAGACTCCTCTTTCCATTATCTATGTTTTCTTGGTGGAGCTGAGTTTGAATGTCGGAATCAAATCTAATACCATCACAGCTATGTCAAATGAATAGCAAAGTCAAGGCATGAGAATCAGAGGCATCCTGCCTGGGCAAGTGTTTTTAAGCTTTAATGTCCAGCAGGTTTGACTGTTGCAATGGAATTactccaaaacaaaaatcacttctAGTATGTCAAATAACTAAGTCTTCTGCTTGTCTACAAaacctctctgcctctcagatAATCTGGTAGCAGTCTGCTCAACACAGTGATGCAGCATTTACTTTAAAAATTTCTTTACCCTTGTTCCCAGGTTTGAGCCCTCTCCATTTGGCTGTGCTGCGGGGCCATAAGGATTTAACCAGAATGCTGCTGGATGCAGGAGCTGACATTAATGCAATGGTTAGTTCCTGCGCTGCTCTGAATCCGAAATGACTAATGTTTCACAACATCACGAATGTTACATTTACCGTCTTTGCATTCACCGATTTTTTCCcatggtgtttttcttttcaaatcagGACATCAAAAGTGGCCAGAGTCCTCTCATGCACGCGGTCGAGAGCAATAACGCTGACATGGTCCACTTCCTCATTGAGGTAATGAGGGTGTGCGGGGAGAGGAAGGGTTGTGACTCAGATCTATTTGATCCGTCAGGTTCCAGCTCATTAGCTGCATACACAGCTTCTCATTCTGCTTCTTTTCTAGATTACAGATACCATCTTCAGAATAATTgtactgaaatatttcataatcaAACTTTATTCACAGACCTTAGAGATGTGTTGCGCATGGACAGaatcttttctccttctttgaGTTCTCCTATTTTATGTAACTCACGCACTCCATGGATATTGTCACCTTGTAGGAATTCAATACGCTatcttttgtttcactttctttgcGCAACTTCATCTACCgatggcttttttttatgactcatATCTGTATCTCCCTCTTCTGTTTTACTGTGGCAGAGTGGCTGTGATGTCAACAGCCAGTCATACAGTGGGAATACGGCCCTCCACGGCGCCTGTGGCCGAGGTCAGGTGGACACAGTGCGGCTGCTGCTGAAGAGTGGAGCTGACAGCAGCCTCAAGAACTACCACAACGACACGCCTGTGATGGTGGCCAAGAACaagaaagtgagagaggagatagaAGACGGAAATACACATAACAGCACAGACGTAGAGAATCCATTCTTTGTGTGTTATTTGGTTTAGCATTTTTTATGGACAAGAACTCAGTGAATCCCCGAAAGAGGTTACTAAATTGACAGTGAACAAGTTCCTTGTAAATGTTCAATCTTTAAACAGCACACTGTAACTTCATGATGGGAAAAACccacctttttcctttttttaaaaactttagtcatgcaaacaacaaaagcaaacaatttAAAACTCTGCTTGGCTCTTGTTAGAATGGTAGGAAGAAATGGTTGGAGCCAAAAGGGTCAAGTAAATGTGCATATCCTTCCCTCTAGAGGCCAAACCTGAATGgtgcagtgttttattttccaccagTGTCACATTGCTGTTAGGTCAAGAGTAATTTCTAGTAGATCAATGTGACCCTCACTTTATAGGTCATGCACACAACATTGTGACAGACATATAATGTTTTCCAGATAGCAGATGTGTTAAGGGGGAGAGCCTCCAAGCTCATAAGAGTTCAAGATCAACACTGTGTCTCACCACATGGGAGCAACTTATCGGAAAATGGTGAGTACGTGCACCCAATTTTGcatgcacagagacacacaagtcACTGAAATAGCAGTATTTGATTTGCAATCTTTGCCTCTCCTTTAGGGTCCCAGTCTCCCAGCCAGAGTCGCGGATGTTCACCCTTGTCTACACCACACACCCCTCATCGAAGCACATCGCACTCACCAAAGACTCCATCAACGCCCGTATTTCCATTTTACTAGGTCAAGTTATAGCCCCAGGCAATTTACAACTACCTCTACGTAGCCAACCAACAAAGTGACAATCAAGACTCCAATGCCCAAGAGGACCACAGGGGATAGTTCAGCAAGTGGGAAGACAGACCAGCAATAGAGTGCACCAAAAATTACCCACAAACTGACCTTTTTTGTGGAGTTCCTGATAAAAGACAGTCATAATTGATAGCTTTCCTTTTGGGCCTTAATGGGTGGACAGAGGGCCGGCGCATCCAGCCGCTGGAGTGGGCCCTCGATCTCCTTGTGACTGGGAGATCCACTTTGCGGACCTATCTTTTGACGTGTCAAGTTGTTTAAAGATGGTGTCCAATCTGCTAATTGTGAGGCTCAAGGATGTGACTTGACATGCTAAATATTGCACAGTCAAATCTCTTCTTTCTGGCATTTTTATAACCTATGCCCACTTTACCTTTCaggtctgtttgtgtgaaagtgtgtagttgtgtgtgtgtgtgtgtgtgtgtgtgtgcgtgttgtctTATCACTGACAAAAgttgtacatatatattttttaaatgtataaaagttGTCCCAACAGATACAGATTCTTGGTCTTGTTTTTGTCACCGGTGACCTTCTGTGAATTTGAAAGCAGAGCTGTGATTGGTCGGCCGCACTTTCATTTGGAGCGAGCGACCAGCCCACAAAACGCGCGCGGCCATATTGAATTGACAATATTCtaaaagaggagacaaaagaCTGGATTTAACGAAAACGACGAGTGTTCAACCAAACTTAAATCAAACAACCGATATCACACCGAGTTGCGGCGCAACGGCGAAGACTTTGGGTGGATGTGGCGAAGTGAAGCTAACATCGACCTCCGGCCGGGTAAAGAGTCATTTCTCAAGTGTATCGATTAACTGTGCCGTTTGTGGCTAAGCTAACAGTATTTGTGCTAACTTAGTACGGTCggattcaataaaaaaagtttccaGGTAACAGGTGCGAGCCGAGCGGTTGCGGGAGATGCGGGGTTGCGTCGCGCACGTCGTCCGAACAGCTTCGACTGGAGCCGCTCggcaacaggaagaggaagaactcACGTTAGCTCGTTAGCTCGACGGCAGAAGCCACGTTGCTAAGCGTAAAGTTTTAACGCTGCCAGTTAAACTTCTCACGGGGACAAATCTGCAAATACGCAGTTAAAGTGCTGTCGGAAGAATAGTCACACGGAACAACACCCCGGGTGGGTCACTTCCCTCGACACGGAGAAATAATTGCCAATCTAACTTTCCACATAACtcggttgatttttttttttttttttttttttataaacctcGCGACTGTTCTTTCGTTAGCTCGATGCTAGCTCGTAGCTTTGGCATCACAACAAAGCCACCGCGAACAATGTTTAATAGTCATTTCAtgtaaacaattaaaatgtgaaCTACTCAATTTCTTTTACCACTCTGCTTCGCACGTGCTCTCGTTATATGGGTGCAGGGTTTTTTGTTCTCCAATTGACGCGTAAAGCTAGTTTTGCGGTGTCGCTATTGTTGCTGACCGATTCGGTGGTTTTGTCAAACGTGgcgttgtttgtgttgtgacaaTCGAAGGAAGTCActgggagcacacacacaattgaaatGTACGTCAGCGACGTCAAGTGTCTTTTTGTAGAGTAGTGCACGAGTCGTGGAGAGTCCGGCGAGAActccgtttttttttgtctttacagCGAATGGTTCCGGGCCTTGTTGTGATGAAAGTGTTCCTTTATTGTCCCTTTAGGAGTCGGTACTGGTGCTCGTCTTTCCGGGTGCTGGACTCGGTCCGGTtatgtattttcaaatttgGTCTCAAAGTAACTCAGTGTctcgcctctgtgtctgctttaATTCAGAGATGTTATTCTGAGGGGAAGTCAAAAATTTTTTtgcgatgagatcacaggactgtgtgtgcctttgatcacAGGAGTGAAAACACATTAGTTTGTTGGTGCTCTGAATTGACCACCAACGATTGTTTCTTGCCCCACAGGTAACCTGGATTCTTTTTCTGGCCGATCCGCAACGCTCACAGCACCTTGCAGACTGCCACCTCCGCGCTCTCTCTGCAGAAGGACGCGAACAAGATAACCAAAGGGGACTGTCgatgtcaaagaaaaagagtGCCTGTATGACCTTTTGAGCCACTGTTTAGCTTCGGCGAAGACCTCATGATGTCATAGGAGCAAATCGCATTAGTCTGAGACGTGACAAAGggttgtcatattttttatattggcCATTGTGAATGTACAAACGCAGCACTTGGACTTAGAAAGCCAAGATACACGAAGGATACGTAAAGAAAGCTCAGGATTCTCATTGCAGCAGGGATAAGTGTAcgttgagaaagaaaaatgagagtTTATGTTTTGGTcacatatttgatttatttattcaaatgaattgtTAGTTTCTCCCTTTTTTGGAGAGTTGTCTTGTACATAGACAGAATTCATACACAAGAGGTCTGAACGTCAGATTGTGTACAcagaacattttttcaaaaagaaaagaggtgaaaaagtttttattttttcagcttttactttttttttttacacaagggTGCATTAAACAAAACCTATAAGGGAAATAAAGGGTAAATATCAATTTTCCACTGGAAGGAAAATTTCTAGAAAACATGGCTACAGCAAGAACGGCAAACCCAGCACCAATGATTCCATTGAATAAAGCAGCAAATGGACAGTTCAGAGGACAGACCAGGCCAGCGGTGCCACAGCCAGGACTACTTTCAACTTCCCAACAGTCCTGTGCCCCCCAGAAAAGGAGCAGCGTTCCTCAGAACAGTGGGGGCATCAAGTAAGATACTGTTTCCACATACTGTCTTGCTTCTGTGTTGAAATAATTATTCTGATCACTTCGCAAGTATTACTTCTCACACTGACTGGATACaataatctgaaaaatattaaaatttccATTCAAGGCAACAAAACCAATTTAAACAACAGGGAACTAAGAAGTGAATCTCTGAAATTATCCCAGAATTTTCAGTGAATCCCATCATTTATATTGCTATTAAAATTTCATAAATGACTAAATGGCAAAAATCTTCTCTTTGGCTGGTAACAGTCTTTTCTACTGTTTTGAACTTCATGGGACATGGTACATACAGAAGTCCCATTACTTGTGAAAGAATCCAAGCCAGCATCACGATGTGTTTAATCTACAGGGAAAGGCTCTGGATTTGCACCTCAAATATATTTCAGAGCCCTCTGTAGTCAACCTGTATGTTATTCTGTGatgtatttaaatttgaaagtGCAAATTCTTACCTTAAGGTTTGGTGATGACTGGAAGAAGTGCCTGGAACTTCCCGCAAAAGACACCAGAATGAAAACATCGGTAAGGTCATTACTAGTATACTAGCATAATACATAGATTTATTCATAACTCTGAGACCCATCCTACATTTTCTGCTAAATTCCAAATGTTTTAGAGTTGCTGAATGTATGTTGCCTTTCAAAGCTGCAACATCGAGCTGCTGTTAAACTGCTCTTTTTCTCCCAGGATGTGACATCAACTAAGGGGAACGAATTTGAAGACTACTGCCTAAAGCGGGAACTTCTAATGGGAATCTTTGAGATGGGATGGGAGAAACCCTCCCCTATCCAGGTTAATAAAGCTATTTCAATTCACGTTCATCCCTTTAATGTAAATTTAGCTTGGTTTTGATACTTCACTTACAAAAACCCGTGAAACAATGCGTTTACGTCACTCTGTATGTTACATAATGTTAATTCAGATCATGATTCAATCTTATTGGAACCTGAATTGTTGCAGGTTCATGCTAAATTTACCCTGACTTAAGAACATATTAGTTTTGCTCTTCCCTGTTGTGCAAATTGTAATACTTTGGTGTGCAATTTGCAGTCATATTCTGAATTCGAAAGGGCCGGGAGTTTTTTGCATGTTGTACTCCGataattattttacctttttccATGTAAGTCTTTTCATGTCCAGTGAACCTTGCCGGTTGTACTGATGgttttgtctgtctgcaaaaaaaggaggaaagcaTCCCCATTGCTCTGTCAGGCAGAGACATTTTGGCTCGGGCCAAGAATGGTACAGGAAAAAGTGGAGCCTACCTCATCCCCATGCTGGAGAGGATAGACCTGAAGAAAGATCACATCCAGGGTGAGTAATTTATGTCCTCTGTCTGATGGTGCTCATTATGAACCAGATTTTGTATGATTACAGACATTAAAGGAATATTCAAACAATAAACCCAGTTCTAACTGGCAGAATTGTCAGGAATGTCAAGAACCACTTTTTTCCGCCCCAGTCTGTGGAGCATATGGACAACACCAAGATCGATGCAGCATTTTACTCTACTAATTTCTTGgtgcaaaggtttttttttatttaggtcCGGATATACATAGTCAAAATAATTGATAGTGAgcatcaagttatttctctgtGCATCTCATCCACCCTTGCATTTCATAAGCCCTTGCCATTTCTGTCTCACTCCAGCCATGGTGATGGTGCCGACCAGAGAGTTGGCCCTGCAGATGAGCCAGATCAGCATTCAGCTCAGCAAGCACCTCGGGGGCGTCAAGGTTATGGCGACCACGGGTGGCACTAACTTGAGGGATGACATCATGCGCCTTGAGGAGATAGGTATTTGTCATTCCATTAATCTTAAAGACAATAAAGGTGTTTCCATAAAGAAGATTTTGACTCTTGTACGCATGCAGTCAATGcttctttttacatttcaatttctacagaaattgaatttatAAGCTTGTCTTAGCATTTGAGCACTGCCCAGAAACACAAGGCTGTCTTCAGTAGAACTGGTTGTGATGTGCTTTTTGTGTCTCCTCCGATCATAACAGTGCATGTAGTGATCGCAACACCGGGCAGGATTCTTGACCTGATTAAGAAGGGTGTGGCAGTTGTGGATAAGACCCACATTATGGTGATGGATGAGGTAGGTTTGGCTCTCGGGGCTATTGACTGTGTTCATAAAGTTGGTCTGCAGTGTACCACATTTTTGTCACTCTTTATTTGAACATCCCTTTATTCAGGCAGATAAATTGCTGTCCCAGGACTTCATAGTCCTGATTGAAGATATTATCAGCTTCCTGCCAAAGCACCGTCAGATCCTGCTTTACTCTGCCACCTTCCCCATCAGTGTGCAAAAATTCATGGTgagaacttaaaaaacaaagaggtaaaaaaaaaaaggaacttgttTACTCTTAATAATACACTGTCAATGTCTTCTCCAGAACAAACACCTGCAGAAGCCATATGAGATCAACCTGATGGAGGAACTCACCCTGAAGGGCATCACACAGTACTATGCCTATGTGAATGAAAGGCAGAAGGTCCACTGTCTCAACACGCTATTTTCTAAAGTGAGTGGTCAGCGCTTACCAGCTGGATGCTTAGAGCTTTAAAAAAGCTACTTGGTTTTCAGTCTGGCATCGAGTCACTCGAATCCTGTGAAGTGAgcatatttaaaattaaaataaaaattattgtaatgaataataaatgatttaaattaaataaaaaaagattcacaatTACATCAAAGAAACAACAGGATATGAGAAGATTGTATGGTCTCAGATGAACAATGGAAACTCGTGTGGTCATAAACTGTAGCTTTGGCCGCATGAATCCTGAGACAAAGTGTAAAGACTAAAGAATTTCCAGAGTTCGTTCCTTTAGTAATGAAAAGTTGTGTCTGTATTTCTATTTCAGCTTCAGATCAATCAGTCGATCATCTTCTGTAACTCTACCCAAAGAGTTGAGCTTCTGGCTAAGAAAATCACCCAGCTGGGCTATTCATGCTTCTACATCCATGCAAAGATGATGCAGGAATACAGGAACCGTGTGTTCCACGACTTCAGGAATGGATTGTGCAGAAACCTGGTCTGCACAGGTATGTGAACAGAGTTCtgcattttgaaatataaagTGGACAATTAAATCATTAATGGTCAGTAGGGAAACTAATGCGCATCTTTCCTTGAAGACCTTTTCACTCGGGGAATCGACATCCAGGCAGTAAACGTGGTCATCAATTTTGACTTCCCCAAAAATGCAGAGACCTACCTGCACCGCATCGGCAGATCAGGTGAAGATTGACCTGTTTATAAATTGTCAAATTCTCTCCAAAATCTTTATTTGCCACTTTGAGGTCACATCCATACTACAacactctctcttctctctcaggacGTTTTGGTCACCTGGGTCTGGCCATCAATCTGATAACTTCAGAAGACCGCTACAACCTGAAAACTATAGAGGATCAACTGGTCACTGACATTAAGCCCATACCCAGCAGCATCGATAAGAGCCTGTACGTGGCAGAGTTTCACTCCGTTGACCCAGATGACGATGACGGTGACGGAAGAGCCAAAAACGAGGAACTGGGAGCAGCCTGAACGAATGGTCAGTTTTtataaacaaagcaaaataaGTTTAATTGTTGGTTAATTGAGAATTGTTTACTTGCTCTTTTTTAACACCTTGTAAACACAGTTTACTTTACAGCTGCATGTTCAATTGTCCATCTGACCCAAAATGATTGAGGGTTATTGCTCTTCCCTTGCTGTGGCTGTGTTAAGGTGTGGCCAATTAACAAGGGGCACAttcttgttatttatttcactgcTCAGCTTCATGTTGCCTTTTGAGGCTTTGACTTGGAAGCTTAACAAGATATAGGTCAAAGTACATGAGTTAAAGTCATTGAATAATTGCACAGGTAAATCAGAGAAACCTTTTATTTCCATGGTCTGGGTCAGTGAGTTTATGCATTAGTAAAGTGTATTCGTCGAGGTGTCTAGCTTGAAGAAGAGCAAATACTATCAACCTTGCTAATGGACAGAATCCTCTTCCATCGAGGAGATTAACTGAAGTTGTACAGGATTTAAAGGTGAAAGGCTTATGGGTTGTCCTCCTCAGgctgcactgcagcaggcaACGTAGAATTGAACAGAGCTGATCAGCACATGGCCAGCTGTCAGCTCTGCAGGTTTGTTAAAGTCATGACTGGTTCACGCCTTTGCTGTCAGGAATTCAAACTCTGcttttctggtttgttttttcaggggggaaaaCGTGGCACCTGGCAGTCATCACACAATACCATCTATGCATCAAGACTCCCAAGTGAAGATTTTTATTTCCCACTTTGCAATCAGAATGGCTTAGttaatatttcttttgatttatagCAAACTCAAGTTCTGTCTGCGCATACGCTATTGAACCGGTCTGTACCACACAGAAAACTGCCAATTTAACTTTCTGCCACACTGCCAAAGGCGGTCTTTGTACGTGTCACTGCACAGCCACTCTTTACAATAGATGGAAGTTGTAATATAAAAACGTGAAACGAAAGGTGAACTTAAGGGCTAGAACTCGGTTGACATTCCTGATGTACACATTAACTACATGCAATGTGCCTTTTGAGCATATCGTTTAAAGGAAAACTGCACAAAAGTCTACTCagtggccactttattaggtcCAACCACCAGCACCACAACAGACTGAATTCGGAATGTCGCGTTGTTTCAACAAGGTGCTAGAAACATTCCTAACAGAGACTACCTCATGGTGACAGGATAGCGTCAcgcagttgctgcagatttgtccGCTCACCTCGAAGGTCCTCCATCACCAATGGTTTTCCTGTTAGACTTTGGGGGCCATTGGAAGGAGACTCATCGGGATGTTATCCTGATGGAAATAGCCATTAGTAGATGGGTAGACTGTGGCCACAGAGGGATGCACATTAGTCAGAAAATCCCAGGAGAAACAGCACCAACAATCATTCCACAGCAAAGTCACTTAAGATCACATTTCTTCCCCCATTGTGACTTTTTGTTCCGAACCACTAAATATTTGGACCATGTTTGCACGTGTTACTCTTGAAATATTGGGAAAATATTTGCATAAACTAAAAGTTGGATCTGATTATGTGGCCACTGAGTGTAGTCATTTTTAGGACCATCATTCCCATTGCTTTGAAAAACTTTTTCCTACTACaacttcatttttgtgttttgttgagtgGGAATGCAGCTGTAAAATGAGGCAGATTGCAAACGCAGTCGTAGGTAAACCAAAATTTCTGCTTTTAAGAAGGGAACCAAAGATTCAGGGAAAGATAAATAATTTcataagtttatatatatataaaaggctTCAGGCGCCAAAATGACCATGTTGTTCTGAAGGATGTTTCAGAGGGCTACTTTCGTGCTCTTGCTTTCAAGTGTTTACTACAGAATTATGGTATTTGGATGTTATGGTGTAAAGTCATTGACACTAGTACTTTTTGTAAGTCCGTAATGAATTGTGAAGAATCTTTCAAATCCCTTAAAAGCAAATGCACTGGGGAGCATATTCTCAGGGCGAGAGGTTATCGgcaataaacaaaacaagatgacCAGCCTTAGTTGAAATCGGCCAACATTTTCAGGCTTCTTAGTTTAGTTGGTGTGCATTCTCCCCTACAAAGTGCCTTAGTCAAATGTCTAACTAACCTTTACTTTGCCCCGGCGTTTTGTCGTCGGTAAAACAGTTTCATGTCAATTTTAAAAGCACAGTTATGCTCTAAAATGATTTTTAGTTTCCCCCAGTTGTAACCATGACATTTGTCTTATTGCAACTCTGACCAACTAGAGTTGCTCTTGTGGTCGGAAATATTACAACCTTTGACTTTCTTGACATCTACTCTGAAATTTCTAGCAGACGTACAGTATTTTGTTGCATATTTGGCTGATTATTGCAGTATCACCAAGCACCAGCAGGGAAGGGACCCACATGTGCCCTCTCCAAAAGAATCCAAAGTAGTAATAAGCTCCAACATTTCTTCATGTGTGGCAGTGCTGTTTATAGCAAATGTGCAGGCAATGCTTGAATCAATAATTTCACgtgatagaaaaagaataattgaGACGTTTTTCCAAGTGGGTTTCTAGCCTGCAGCCATTTTTTCCCGTGACTGCATTGTGGAGAAAGAAACACCTTCATGAATTGATGACCAGATGTTTTGTAAAGCAGAGAGACCAGACAACCAAGACTTACCTGAAGTTTGTCAATGCCAGCTCCTCGAATGAATTAAAAGTCCAACTGAATGACACTTC
Encoded proteins:
- the bcl3 gene encoding B-cell lymphoma 3 protein homolog is translated as MPRTMTMNGDQQSVATAPLDLRINNRERGSAGTRSPDRGLQRTRQERSPAAPVCAGASTLETRCPAARSAPGSGAGAARKRPADNSSLKLPFRKRPIPVEPEPPAQSPAPPESGERFCAAEDADSTLGESSVGRLERVADENRVGVNLTPRRIEETDNCPIRFLHPINYGHYPVYYLPPVPEQNLPPAHHTDNLLAGIARATHQDEDGDTALHIAVVQGELAIVCTLIHLLLWARKGLDIYNNLRQTPLHLAVITQQADMVDVLLRAGADPAALDRNGQTALHLCSEYDQSECLSVVLSLSSSPMCLEIRNYEGLSPLHLAVLRGHKDLTRMLLDAGADINAMDIKSGQSPLMHAVESNNADMVHFLIESGCDVNSQSYSGNTALHGACGRGQVDTVRLLLKSGADSSLKNYHNDTPVMVAKNKKIADVLRGRASKLIRVQDQHCVSPHGSNLSENGSQSPSQSRGCSPLSTPHTPHRSTSHSPKTPSTPVFPFY
- the ddx61 gene encoding probable ATP-dependent RNA helicase ddx6, which translates into the protein MATARTANPAPMIPLNKAANGQFRGQTRPAVPQPGLLSTSQQSCAPQKRSSVPQNSGGIKFGDDWKKCLELPAKDTRMKTSDVTSTKGNEFEDYCLKRELLMGIFEMGWEKPSPIQEESIPIALSGRDILARAKNGTGKSGAYLIPMLERIDLKKDHIQAMVMVPTRELALQMSQISIQLSKHLGGVKVMATTGGTNLRDDIMRLEEIVHVVIATPGRILDLIKKGVAVVDKTHIMVMDEADKLLSQDFIVLIEDIISFLPKHRQILLYSATFPISVQKFMNKHLQKPYEINLMEELTLKGITQYYAYVNERQKVHCLNTLFSKLQINQSIIFCNSTQRVELLAKKITQLGYSCFYIHAKMMQEYRNRVFHDFRNGLCRNLVCTDLFTRGIDIQAVNVVINFDFPKNAETYLHRIGRSGRFGHLGLAINLITSEDRYNLKTIEDQLVTDIKPIPSSIDKSLYVAEFHSVDPDDDDGDGRAKNEELGAA